The genomic stretch TTAAAAATCAGGAGATTGCATGGGTCCATAATGGAGCATGCAATTTCCTAAAATATTAGATTATCTGATTTTTAAAGGAGGAAAAGTAAAATGGCAAAGGCAAAATACGAAAGGACCAAACCCCATGTAAACATAGGGACAATAGGTCACGTTGACCACGGCAAGACAACACTTACAGCAGCAATAACAACAGTACTTTCAAAGTTCGGCGGTGCAACAGCTACAAAGTATGATGAAATAGACAAGGCACCGGAAGAAAAG from Clostridia bacterium encodes the following:
- a CDS encoding GTP-binding protein gives rise to the protein MAKAKYERTKPHVNIGTIGHVDHGKTTLTAAITTVLSKFGGATATKYDEIDKAPEEK